The Mycolicibacterium boenickei genome has a segment encoding these proteins:
- a CDS encoding TIGR01777 family oxidoreductase, with translation MADAVIAIAGSSGLIGSALVSTLRAADRRVLRIVRRAPSNGDELFWNPDTGEFDAGALQGVDAVVNLCGVGVGDKRWSGAFKQSLRDSRIGPTEVLAGAVADAGVPVLINASAVGYYGDTRDRVTDESAPEGQGFLAGLCADWEAATAPAVAAGSRVVLLRTGLVMAPSGGMVNRLKPLFSLGLGARLGNGRQYIPWISLEDEVRAVLFAMSNESLSGPVNLTGPAPVTNAEFTAALGRALNRPTPVMVPGFALRTLLGEIADEGLLVGQRAIPAALERAGFDFHHKTVGEALAYATAPKDL, from the coding sequence GTGGCGGATGCCGTCATCGCGATAGCGGGATCATCCGGTCTGATCGGTTCGGCGCTGGTGTCAACGCTGCGCGCCGCCGATCGCCGGGTGCTCCGGATCGTACGCAGGGCACCATCGAACGGCGACGAGCTGTTCTGGAACCCCGACACCGGGGAGTTCGACGCCGGCGCGCTGCAGGGCGTGGACGCGGTGGTCAACCTCTGCGGTGTCGGCGTCGGCGACAAACGGTGGTCGGGTGCCTTCAAACAGAGCCTGCGCGACAGCCGGATCGGGCCCACCGAGGTGCTGGCCGGGGCTGTGGCCGACGCCGGCGTGCCGGTCCTGATCAACGCCAGTGCCGTCGGCTATTACGGCGACACCAGGGACCGGGTGACCGACGAGTCCGCACCCGAGGGTCAGGGTTTCCTGGCGGGGTTGTGCGCCGACTGGGAAGCGGCCACCGCGCCTGCCGTCGCGGCCGGGTCGCGGGTGGTGCTGTTGCGCACCGGCCTGGTGATGGCCCCGTCCGGGGGCATGGTGAACCGCCTCAAACCGCTGTTCTCGCTGGGCCTGGGCGCCCGGCTGGGCAACGGCAGGCAGTACATCCCGTGGATCAGCCTGGAGGACGAGGTCCGAGCGGTGCTGTTCGCGATGTCGAACGAAAGCCTGTCCGGCCCGGTCAATCTCACCGGACCGGCACCGGTGACCAACGCCGAGTTCACCGCGGCACTGGGCCGCGCCCTCAACCGGCCCACCCCGGTGATGGTCCCTGGATTCGCGTTGCGCACGTTGCTGGGCGAGATCGCCGACGAAGGACTGCTGGTGGGCCAGCGCGCCATCCCCGCGGCCCTGGAACGCGCAGGCTTCGACTTCCACCACAAGACCGTCGGCGAGGCGCTGGCGTACGCCACTGCACCCAAAGACCTGTGA
- the sucB gene encoding 2-oxoglutarate dehydrogenase, E2 component, dihydrolipoamide succinyltransferase encodes MAISVQMPALGESVTEGTVTRWLKQEGDTVELDEPLLEVSTDKVDTEIPSPAAGVLTKIVAQEDDTVEIGGELAVIGEAGEQAEAAPAPEAKPEPEPEPQATAPSAAPAETAAPEPAAPAQPAPAAPAPAAASGSATTVVMPELGESVTEGTVTRWLKKVGDSVGVDEPLVEVSTDKVDTEIPSPVAGTLLEITAQEDDTVAVGGELAKIGDASAAPAAAPAAPAPAPAAPAPAAPAPEPKPEPKPEPKPEPAPAAAPAAPAPAAAPAAPAPAAAPAAGDGSPYVTPLVRKLAAENGVDLATVKGTGVGGRVRKQDVLAAAEAKKAPPAPAAPAAPAAPAAAAPAAAAPAPALAHLRGTTQKANRIRQITAKKTRESLQATAQLTQTHEVDMTKIVALRARAKADFAEREGVNLTYLPFIARAVIDALKIHPNVNASYNEDTKEITYYDAEHLGFAVDTEQGLLSPVIHNAGDLSLGGLARAISDIAARARSGNLKPDELSGGTFTITNIGSQGALFDTPILVPPQAAMLGTGAIVKRPRVISDAYGNESIGVRSVCYLPLTYDHRLIDGADAGRFVTTIKRRLEEGAFEADLGL; translated from the coding sequence ATGGCCATCTCCGTCCAGATGCCCGCGCTAGGTGAGAGCGTCACCGAGGGGACCGTCACCCGCTGGCTTAAACAGGAGGGCGACACCGTCGAACTCGACGAGCCGCTGCTGGAGGTGTCCACGGACAAGGTCGACACCGAGATCCCGTCGCCCGCCGCAGGCGTGTTGACGAAGATCGTCGCCCAGGAGGACGACACCGTCGAGATCGGTGGCGAGCTCGCAGTCATCGGCGAGGCCGGTGAGCAAGCCGAGGCAGCACCGGCTCCGGAAGCCAAGCCGGAGCCCGAGCCCGAGCCCCAGGCCACCGCGCCTTCGGCCGCCCCGGCCGAGACCGCTGCTCCGGAGCCCGCAGCCCCGGCCCAGCCGGCACCAGCCGCCCCCGCGCCCGCTGCCGCATCCGGTTCGGCCACCACCGTCGTGATGCCTGAGCTCGGCGAGTCGGTCACCGAGGGCACGGTCACCCGGTGGCTCAAGAAGGTCGGCGACTCCGTCGGCGTCGACGAGCCGCTGGTCGAGGTGTCCACCGACAAGGTCGACACCGAGATCCCGTCGCCGGTGGCCGGCACCTTGCTGGAGATCACCGCCCAGGAGGACGACACCGTCGCCGTCGGCGGCGAGCTCGCCAAGATCGGCGACGCCTCCGCTGCACCGGCCGCTGCGCCGGCCGCACCCGCTCCGGCCCCCGCGGCACCCGCTCCCGCCGCCCCGGCTCCTGAGCCCAAGCCGGAACCGAAGCCCGAACCCAAGCCCGAGCCGGCACCTGCCGCCGCGCCCGCGGCACCTGCACCCGCCGCGGCGCCGGCAGCCCCGGCACCTGCCGCTGCTCCCGCCGCAGGCGACGGCTCGCCGTACGTCACCCCGCTGGTGCGAAAGTTGGCCGCGGAGAACGGCGTTGACCTCGCCACGGTCAAGGGCACCGGCGTCGGTGGCCGGGTCCGCAAGCAGGACGTGCTCGCGGCGGCCGAGGCGAAGAAGGCTCCCCCGGCGCCTGCCGCACCTGCAGCGCCTGCCGCCCCCGCGGCAGCCGCACCCGCGGCGGCGGCACCGGCACCGGCCCTGGCCCACCTGCGCGGAACCACGCAGAAGGCCAACCGGATTCGCCAGATCACCGCGAAGAAGACGCGCGAATCGCTGCAGGCCACAGCTCAGCTGACGCAGACCCACGAGGTCGACATGACCAAGATCGTGGCGTTGCGGGCCCGGGCCAAGGCCGACTTCGCCGAGCGCGAGGGCGTCAACCTCACGTACCTGCCGTTCATCGCGCGCGCCGTGATCGATGCGCTGAAGATCCACCCGAACGTCAACGCCAGCTACAACGAGGACACCAAGGAGATCACCTACTACGACGCCGAGCACCTGGGCTTCGCGGTCGACACCGAGCAGGGTCTGCTGTCGCCGGTGATCCACAACGCCGGTGACCTGTCGCTGGGCGGGCTGGCACGTGCCATCTCCGACATCGCAGCCCGGGCCCGGTCGGGCAACCTCAAGCCCGACGAGTTGTCCGGCGGCACGTTCACCATCACCAACATCGGCAGCCAGGGCGCGCTGTTCGACACCCCGATCCTGGTGCCGCCGCAGGCGGCGATGCTGGGCACGGGCGCGATCGTCAAGCGGCCGCGGGTGATCTCGGATGCCTACGGCAACGAGTCGATCGGTGTGCGCTCGGTGTGCTACCTGCCGCTGACCTACGACCACCGACTGATCGACGGCGCCGACGCCGGCCGGTTCGTGACCACCATCAAGCGCAGGCTCGAAGAAGGTGCTTTCGAGGCCGACCTCGGGCTGTAA
- a CDS encoding oxidoreductase: MGLFDTFRRGRSARGSGAEADEDLRYLQRWVAEHAGVEAFVEPRTTVTDVTVVLVAGDGEWTRRRAGGEAGARRLSGRLQIPVYDVQKVGYPQRMRDYDARRRIERERAVRRELDDR; the protein is encoded by the coding sequence TTGGGGTTGTTCGATACGTTCCGCCGGGGTCGCTCGGCGCGCGGATCCGGCGCCGAAGCGGACGAGGATCTGCGGTATCTCCAGCGCTGGGTGGCCGAGCACGCCGGGGTCGAGGCGTTCGTGGAACCCCGCACCACCGTCACCGACGTGACCGTCGTGCTGGTTGCTGGGGACGGGGAATGGACCCGGCGCCGCGCCGGTGGTGAGGCCGGGGCGCGCCGGCTCAGCGGCCGGTTGCAGATCCCGGTGTACGACGTCCAGAAGGTCGGCTATCCGCAACGCATGCGGGACTACGACGCGCGGCGGCGCATCGAACGGGAACGCGCCGTGCGCCGGGAGCTCGACGACCGCTAG
- a CDS encoding SDR family oxidoreductase — protein MQRFVVSSDGTRIAVYEQGDRQRPTLVMAHGWPDSHVLWNGVTGELGDRFHIVRYDNRGAGASDVPKAVRAYRMDRFADDLSAVIDAVSPGRPVHVLAHDWGSVGVWEYLSRPEASEKVASFTSVSGPSTDHYGSFVRGRLSRPYRPIRFAKAVNLASRFSYWIPFSVPVLAPALMRRGAARRLQAIDTPGPKFQSETLDVDAANSLKIYRANAIRSFTTLRNDHYVTVPVQLICNDHDPVVRGHGYDEASKWVPLLWRRDLKAGHWAPFSHWRAIANATAELIEHIEGAPASRALRRAQVGRSREPFSDTLVSVTGAGSGIGRATALAFAAQGAEIVVSDIDEASAKSTANEIAARGGVAHAYGLDVSDAEAVESFVEQVCNTHGVPDVVVNNAGIGHGGKFLDTPAEQYDRVLDVNFGGVVNCCRSFARRLVDRGTGGHIVNVASMAAYSPSASMNAYSTSKAAVFMFSDCLRAELDSAGVGLTTICPGMIDTNIIDTTRFDVPADKQGQVEQLRAQTKKAFAARRYGPDKVAKAIVASVVKGKAVRPVTPEAYAAYGVARLVPSALRRAARAGSL, from the coding sequence ATGCAGCGCTTCGTCGTCAGCTCGGACGGAACCCGCATCGCGGTTTACGAACAAGGGGACCGGCAGCGCCCCACGCTGGTGATGGCGCACGGATGGCCCGACTCGCACGTGCTGTGGAACGGCGTGACCGGTGAGCTGGGGGACCGCTTCCACATCGTGCGGTACGACAACCGGGGCGCAGGCGCATCGGACGTGCCCAAAGCCGTCAGGGCCTACCGGATGGACCGGTTCGCCGATGACCTCTCCGCGGTGATCGACGCCGTGAGTCCCGGCCGCCCCGTGCACGTGCTGGCGCACGACTGGGGTTCGGTGGGTGTCTGGGAGTACCTGAGCCGCCCCGAGGCCTCGGAGAAGGTGGCGTCCTTCACGTCGGTGTCGGGGCCCAGCACCGACCATTACGGCTCGTTCGTGCGGGGCCGGCTCTCCCGCCCGTACCGGCCCATCCGGTTCGCCAAGGCGGTGAACCTGGCATCGCGGTTCAGCTACTGGATTCCGTTCTCGGTCCCGGTGCTCGCACCCGCGCTGATGCGTCGGGGTGCGGCGCGCCGACTGCAGGCCATCGACACCCCTGGTCCCAAATTTCAGTCCGAGACGCTCGACGTCGACGCGGCCAACTCGCTCAAGATCTACCGGGCCAACGCGATCCGCTCGTTCACCACGCTGCGCAATGACCACTACGTGACGGTGCCCGTGCAGTTGATCTGCAACGACCACGATCCCGTTGTCCGCGGGCACGGCTACGACGAGGCGTCCAAGTGGGTGCCGCTGCTGTGGCGGCGCGACCTCAAAGCCGGGCACTGGGCCCCGTTCTCGCACTGGCGGGCCATCGCCAACGCGACAGCCGAACTGATCGAACACATCGAGGGCGCCCCGGCGTCCCGGGCACTGCGACGCGCTCAGGTCGGCCGCTCGCGTGAACCCTTCAGCGACACACTGGTTTCGGTGACCGGCGCCGGCAGCGGCATCGGCCGGGCCACCGCACTGGCCTTCGCGGCGCAGGGCGCCGAAATCGTGGTCAGCGACATCGACGAGGCATCGGCCAAGTCCACTGCCAACGAGATCGCCGCCCGCGGCGGGGTGGCACATGCCTACGGCCTCGACGTGTCCGACGCCGAGGCCGTGGAGAGCTTCGTCGAGCAGGTCTGCAACACCCACGGGGTGCCCGACGTGGTGGTCAACAACGCCGGAATCGGCCACGGCGGAAAGTTCCTCGACACCCCGGCAGAGCAGTACGACCGGGTGCTCGATGTGAACTTCGGCGGAGTCGTCAACTGCTGCAGGTCATTTGCCCGACGGCTGGTCGACCGCGGCACGGGCGGGCACATCGTCAACGTGGCCTCCATGGCGGCCTACTCGCCGTCGGCGTCAATGAACGCCTACTCCACCAGCAAGGCCGCGGTGTTCATGTTCTCCGACTGCCTGCGTGCCGAATTGGACTCGGCGGGAGTCGGTTTGACCACGATCTGCCCGGGCATGATCGACACGAACATCATCGACACCACTCGCTTCGACGTCCCCGCCGACAAGCAGGGACAGGTGGAGCAATTGCGGGCCCAAACCAAGAAAGCCTTCGCCGCTCGTCGCTACGGGCCGGACAAGGTGGCCAAGGCCATCGTCGCGTCCGTCGTCAAGGGCAAGGCGGTCCGCCCGGTGACTCCGGAGGCCTACGCGGCCTACGGCGTGGCGCGGCTGGTGCCATCGGCATTGCGCCGGGCGGCGCGGGCCGGGTCGCTCTAA
- a CDS encoding lytic transglycosylase domain-containing protein — protein sequence MSRIACDLAVVFALGAALAGCTESSGPPAAAPSTTASAMPPTTAPAAPVGAQPRLATDPDRLAQDLVADERALRDPSTPEAAMTQAARRQQVAYRAIGRHPEWDGIIRPRIPADLVAFYDRNVDAQRQLATLAHPKDTLPAWRIEPQPPADVLLGAYRDAEAASGVGWNFLAAINLIETHFGSVSGTSTAGAQGPMQFMPSTFAAYGLGGDIHSPRDSIMAAGNYLAANDFATNPDNALYRYNNADAYVRAVSDYAAAMAADPAAFGAFYRWDVYYVSTAGDVLLPIGYAAESPIPVGEYLTAHPQ from the coding sequence ATGTCGAGGATCGCCTGCGACCTCGCCGTCGTGTTCGCCTTGGGCGCTGCGCTCGCCGGCTGTACCGAGTCATCGGGCCCGCCCGCCGCTGCCCCGAGCACAACCGCATCCGCGATGCCTCCCACCACCGCGCCGGCCGCCCCGGTCGGCGCACAACCGCGTCTGGCCACGGACCCGGACCGGCTGGCGCAGGATCTGGTGGCTGACGAGCGGGCACTGCGCGACCCGTCGACACCGGAGGCGGCAATGACGCAGGCCGCCCGCCGCCAGCAGGTGGCCTACCGTGCGATCGGCCGTCACCCCGAGTGGGACGGCATCATCCGTCCCCGTATCCCGGCCGACTTGGTCGCGTTCTACGACCGCAATGTCGACGCGCAGCGGCAGCTCGCCACGCTGGCCCACCCGAAGGACACCCTGCCCGCGTGGCGCATCGAGCCGCAGCCCCCGGCCGACGTGCTTCTGGGCGCGTACCGCGACGCCGAGGCGGCCTCCGGAGTGGGCTGGAACTTCCTCGCCGCGATCAACCTGATCGAAACGCACTTCGGCAGCGTGAGCGGTACCAGCACGGCAGGAGCCCAGGGGCCGATGCAGTTCATGCCGTCCACCTTCGCGGCGTACGGTCTTGGCGGCGACATCCACTCACCCAGAGACAGCATCATGGCGGCGGGTAATTACCTGGCCGCCAACGATTTTGCGACCAACCCCGACAACGCCCTGTACCGCTACAACAACGCCGACGCGTACGTGCGAGCAGTCAGTGACTATGCCGCCGCGATGGCCGCCGATCCGGCGGCGTTCGGCGCGTTCTACCGCTGGGACGTCTACTACGTCTCAACAGCCGGTGACGTGCTGCTGCCGATCGGGTACGCCGCCGAATCGCCGATACCGGTCGGCGAGTACCTGACGGCGCACCCGCAGTAG
- a CDS encoding leucyl aminopeptidase: MSPANPGYQVPNVTVSSSLPKRKSDAVLIVPVVSGPDDDATATVVANPFLDAEAVGEIEVALAALGAKGGTDQVTRVVAPSLPVASVLAVGLGKPRDEWPADVIRRAAGTAARSLNGTEKIVTTLSDIDLEAAVEGLILGSYRFSDFRSAKTAPKDAGLTAIVALTADTKAATKNQAQRAVDIASAVATARDFVNTPPSHLFPDEFAKRAKALGEAAGLEVEVLDDKALTKAGYGGIVGVGKGSSRPPRLVRLIHRGAGKKPKRVALVGKGITFDTGGISIKPAANMHHMTSDMGGAAAVIATVVLAARQNLPIEVIATVPMAENMPSATAQRPGDVLTQYGGITVEVLNTDAEGRLILADAIVRACEDNPDYLIETSTLTGAQTVALGARTPGVMGSEEFRDRVATLSQAVGENAWAMPLPEELKDDLKSTVADLANVSGSRYAGMLVAGTYLREFVADGVEWTHIDIAAPAYNTGGPWGYTPKGGTGVPTRTMFAVLEDIAANG; the protein is encoded by the coding sequence GTGAGCCCAGCAAATCCCGGTTACCAGGTTCCCAATGTCACCGTCAGCTCGTCGCTGCCCAAACGCAAGAGCGACGCCGTGCTGATCGTTCCCGTGGTCAGCGGTCCGGATGACGACGCGACCGCCACCGTCGTCGCCAACCCGTTCCTCGACGCCGAGGCGGTCGGTGAGATCGAGGTCGCCCTCGCCGCGCTCGGCGCCAAGGGTGGCACCGATCAGGTCACCAGAGTGGTCGCGCCGTCACTCCCGGTGGCCAGTGTGCTGGCCGTCGGCCTCGGCAAGCCGCGCGACGAGTGGCCCGCCGACGTGATCCGCCGCGCCGCCGGTACCGCCGCGCGATCGTTGAACGGCACCGAGAAGATCGTCACCACGTTGTCCGACATCGACCTGGAAGCCGCCGTCGAGGGCCTGATCCTGGGCTCCTACCGCTTCAGTGACTTCCGCAGCGCCAAGACCGCACCCAAGGATGCCGGCCTCACCGCGATCGTCGCCCTGACCGCGGACACCAAGGCCGCGACCAAGAACCAGGCCCAGCGCGCCGTGGACATCGCTTCGGCGGTCGCGACCGCCCGGGACTTCGTCAACACTCCGCCCAGCCACCTGTTTCCCGACGAATTCGCCAAGCGCGCAAAGGCTTTGGGTGAAGCCGCCGGCCTTGAGGTCGAGGTGCTCGACGACAAGGCCCTGACCAAGGCCGGCTACGGCGGGATCGTCGGCGTCGGCAAGGGATCGTCACGCCCGCCGCGTCTGGTGCGGTTGATCCACCGGGGCGCGGGTAAGAAGCCCAAGCGCGTCGCGCTGGTCGGCAAGGGCATCACGTTCGACACCGGCGGCATCTCGATCAAGCCTGCCGCCAACATGCATCACATGACCTCGGACATGGGTGGCGCCGCGGCGGTCATCGCGACCGTCGTGCTGGCCGCCAGGCAGAACCTTCCGATCGAGGTGATCGCGACCGTGCCGATGGCCGAGAACATGCCGTCGGCGACGGCCCAGCGCCCCGGCGATGTGCTCACCCAGTACGGCGGGATCACCGTCGAGGTGCTCAACACCGACGCCGAGGGCCGGCTGATCCTGGCCGACGCGATTGTGCGGGCCTGCGAGGACAACCCCGATTACCTCATCGAGACCTCGACGCTGACCGGTGCGCAGACCGTCGCACTGGGTGCCCGCACCCCGGGCGTGATGGGCAGCGAGGAGTTCCGCGACCGGGTCGCGACGCTGTCGCAGGCTGTCGGTGAAAATGCTTGGGCCATGCCGCTTCCCGAGGAACTCAAGGACGACCTGAAGTCGACGGTGGCCGACCTGGCCAACGTCAGCGGGTCACGCTACGCCGGGATGCTGGTGGCCGGGACGTACCTGCGGGAGTTCGTCGCCGACGGGGTCGAGTGGACACACATCGACATCGCCGCGCCGGCCTACAACACCGGCGGCCCATGGGGTTACACGCCCAAGGGCGGTACCGGCGTGCCGACGCGGACGATGTTCGCGGTCCTGGAGGATATCGCCGCGAACGGCTGA
- a CDS encoding adenylate/guanylate cyclase domain-containing protein translates to MVDFDALAAAGITDARDRAPLIEYLDGLGFTAEQMVEAESRGRLFGLAGDVLQWSGPPEYCLADVAAELDVPLEDVQRAWAALGLTVAGCEVKTLSRADLETLRTWAELRVLVGDVEATGLLRVIGSGMARLAEALSAMSRASTPDIQLNVTHDELATARAYRTAAGFIPRIGSMIDAVHRHHVMSARSYFEHVVRDDSSNVVCGIGFADLSGFTALTQMLTSAELSALLNEFSATSTEVVHAAGCRVVKFIGDAIMWVGSEPAEVLQVAMDLVTHPRAAETHLQVRAGVDFGEVLAIGGDYFGNAVNRAARLVAVADPSQVLVSEPLRELLDGQAFAPPRSLTLKGFATPVTAYPLRLGWAG, encoded by the coding sequence GTGGTCGATTTCGATGCACTGGCCGCCGCCGGGATTACCGATGCGCGGGACCGTGCCCCGCTCATCGAGTACCTCGACGGGCTGGGGTTCACCGCCGAGCAGATGGTCGAGGCCGAGTCTCGCGGTCGGCTGTTCGGGCTGGCCGGGGATGTCCTGCAGTGGTCGGGACCGCCCGAATACTGTCTGGCCGATGTGGCCGCCGAGCTCGACGTGCCCCTGGAAGATGTCCAGCGGGCGTGGGCCGCGCTGGGCCTGACCGTGGCCGGCTGCGAGGTGAAGACCCTGAGCCGGGCAGATCTGGAGACCTTGCGTACCTGGGCGGAGTTGCGGGTACTGGTCGGCGATGTCGAGGCCACCGGGCTGCTGCGCGTGATCGGCTCGGGTATGGCTCGCCTGGCCGAAGCCCTGTCGGCGATGAGCCGGGCCAGCACCCCCGACATCCAGCTCAACGTCACGCATGACGAGCTCGCCACCGCCAGGGCATACCGGACGGCCGCCGGGTTCATCCCGAGAATCGGCTCGATGATCGACGCAGTGCACCGCCACCATGTGATGAGCGCACGCAGCTACTTCGAGCATGTCGTCCGCGACGACTCGTCGAATGTGGTGTGCGGCATCGGTTTCGCCGATCTGTCTGGGTTCACCGCGCTCACGCAGATGTTGACGTCGGCCGAATTGTCGGCGCTGCTCAACGAGTTCAGCGCCACGAGTACCGAGGTCGTGCACGCCGCCGGCTGCCGCGTGGTGAAGTTCATCGGGGACGCCATCATGTGGGTCGGCTCCGAGCCTGCCGAGGTGCTCCAGGTCGCCATGGACCTGGTGACCCACCCCCGGGCCGCCGAGACTCACCTGCAGGTGCGCGCCGGTGTCGATTTCGGCGAGGTGCTGGCCATCGGCGGAGACTATTTCGGCAACGCGGTGAATCGGGCGGCCCGCCTCGTCGCCGTCGCCGACCCCAGTCAGGTCCTGGTGTCCGAGCCGCTGCGCGAACTCCTCGACGGGCAGGCGTTCGCGCCGCCTCGCTCTCTGACGCTGAAGGGTTTCGCCACACCGGTCACGGCGTATCCGCTGCGTCTAGGGTGGGCGGGGTGA
- the gcvT gene encoding glycine cleavage system aminomethyltransferase GcvT translates to MTDDLLHGPLEDRHRELGASFAEFGGWLMPVSYAGTVSEHNATRDTVGLFDVSHLGKALVKGPGAAAYVNSALTNDLNRIGPGKAQYTLCCTESGGVIDDLIAYYVSDDEIFLVPNAANTAAVVAELQKNAPDGLTITDEHRSYAVLAVQGPKSAEVLEALGLPTEMDYMGYADAEYDGVFVRVCRTGYTGEHGYELLPAWDRAGVVFDALVTAVRAAGGEPAGLGARDTLRTEMGYPLHGHELSLDISPLQARCGWAIGWKKDAFWGRDALLAEKEAGPARVLRGLKAVGRGVLRADLAVLDGDTRIGTTTSGTFSPSLKVGIALAFIDTATDIADGQRVSVDVRGRAVECEVVKPPFVAPHTR, encoded by the coding sequence GTGACTGACGACCTGCTGCACGGACCTCTGGAAGACCGCCACCGCGAACTGGGCGCCAGTTTCGCCGAATTCGGTGGGTGGCTGATGCCGGTGTCCTACGCCGGGACCGTCTCCGAACACAACGCCACACGCGACACCGTCGGCCTCTTCGATGTCAGCCACCTCGGAAAAGCCCTGGTCAAAGGGCCTGGGGCGGCAGCCTACGTCAACTCGGCCCTCACCAACGACCTGAACCGGATCGGCCCGGGCAAGGCCCAGTACACCCTGTGCTGCACGGAATCAGGCGGAGTGATCGACGACCTGATCGCCTACTACGTCTCCGACGACGAGATCTTCCTGGTGCCCAACGCCGCCAACACCGCGGCCGTCGTGGCCGAACTGCAGAAGAACGCCCCCGACGGGCTGACCATCACCGACGAGCACCGCTCATATGCCGTGCTCGCCGTGCAGGGGCCGAAATCCGCCGAAGTGCTCGAGGCGCTGGGGCTGCCCACCGAGATGGACTACATGGGGTACGCCGACGCCGAGTACGACGGTGTCTTCGTGCGGGTCTGCCGTACCGGGTACACCGGCGAGCACGGCTACGAGTTGCTGCCGGCCTGGGACCGCGCCGGTGTGGTGTTCGACGCCCTCGTCACGGCCGTGCGCGCGGCCGGCGGGGAACCGGCGGGCCTGGGCGCTCGCGACACGCTGCGCACCGAGATGGGCTACCCGCTGCACGGACACGAACTGTCGCTGGACATCTCGCCGCTGCAGGCCCGCTGCGGCTGGGCGATCGGGTGGAAGAAGGACGCGTTCTGGGGCCGCGACGCGCTGCTGGCCGAGAAGGAGGCCGGCCCGGCCCGGGTGCTGCGCGGCCTCAAGGCCGTCGGCCGCGGGGTGCTGCGCGCCGATCTCGCGGTGCTCGACGGGGATACCCGGATCGGCACCACGACTTCGGGAACGTTCTCGCCGTCATTGAAAGTCGGTATCGCGCTGGCGTTCATCGACACCGCCACCGACATCGCCGACGGGCAGCGGGTGAGTGTGGACGTGCGTGGCCGCGCCGTCGAATGCGAAGTGGTCAAGCCGCCGTTCGTGGCCCCGCACACCCGCTGA
- a CDS encoding branched-chain amino acid aminotransferase, translated as MTSGHLEFTVSANANPATDAVRESILANPGFGKYHTDHMVAIDYTAGQGWHDPRVVPYGPIELDPSAIVLHYAQEVFEGLKAYRWADGSIVSFRPEANAARLQASSRRLAIPELPEDVFIESLRQLIAVDDKWVPAAGGEESLYLRPFVIATEPGLGVRPANDYRYLVIGSPAGAYFKGGIKPVSVWLSHEYVRASPGGTGAAKFGGNYAASLLAQAQAADNGCDQVVWLDALERRYVEEMGGMNLFFVFGSGGSARLVTPELSGSLLPGITRDSLLQLATDAGFAVEERKIDVAEWQKKAAAGEITEVFACGTAAVITPVSHVKFADGEFTIADGQPGEITMALRDTLTGIQRGTFADTHGWMARLN; from the coding sequence ATGACTAGCGGCCATCTCGAGTTCACGGTTTCAGCCAACGCGAATCCGGCGACCGATGCGGTACGCGAATCCATTCTGGCCAACCCGGGCTTCGGCAAATACCACACCGACCACATGGTGGCCATCGACTACACCGCCGGGCAGGGCTGGCACGACCCGCGGGTGGTCCCGTACGGGCCGATCGAACTCGATCCGTCGGCCATCGTCCTGCACTACGCGCAGGAAGTGTTCGAGGGCCTGAAGGCGTACCGCTGGGCGGACGGATCGATCGTGTCGTTCCGGCCGGAAGCCAACGCGGCGCGGTTGCAGGCCTCGTCGCGACGGCTGGCCATCCCGGAGCTTCCCGAGGACGTGTTCATCGAGTCGCTGCGCCAACTGATCGCGGTCGACGACAAGTGGGTGCCCGCGGCAGGCGGCGAGGAGTCGCTGTATCTGCGGCCGTTCGTGATCGCCACCGAACCGGGGCTGGGCGTGCGCCCGGCCAACGACTACCGGTACCTGGTGATCGGCTCACCGGCCGGGGCGTACTTCAAGGGCGGCATCAAGCCGGTCAGCGTGTGGCTGTCGCACGAGTACGTGCGGGCCTCCCCGGGCGGCACCGGCGCGGCCAAGTTCGGCGGCAACTACGCGGCCTCGCTGCTCGCGCAGGCCCAGGCCGCCGACAACGGCTGCGATCAGGTGGTGTGGCTGGACGCGCTCGAGCGTCGCTACGTCGAGGAGATGGGCGGGATGAACCTGTTCTTCGTCTTCGGCAGCGGCGGCTCGGCCCGCCTCGTCACGCCGGAGCTGTCCGGTTCGCTGTTGCCGGGCATCACGCGAGATTCGTTGTTGCAGTTGGCCACCGATGCCGGTTTCGCGGTCGAGGAACGCAAGATCGACGTCGCCGAATGGCAGAAGAAGGCCGCTGCGGGCGAGATCACCGAAGTATTCGCCTGCGGTACCGCCGCGGTGATCACCCCGGTCTCCCACGTCAAGTTCGCGGATGGCGAGTTCACCATCGCCGACGGGCAACCGGGCGAGATCACCATGGCCCTGCGCGACACCCTGACCGGGATCCAGCGGGGCACCTTCGCCGATACGCACGGCTGGATGGCCCGGCTGAACTAG